Sequence from the Aspergillus nidulans FGSC A4 chromosome III genome:
TTCTCTGttttgctggagctgaaagaaAACGTTTTGTTTTTGAAAGGAAAACTGGATTGATACTGAGATGCTGAGATCTGCTACAGAACGGGTCTAAGCCACCTCCCGTCTCGTGTGCGCTTTGCATATGTCCTCCTCGCCGTGACATATCTCGCTGTGGCCTTGACGCTCATATTGAGCTGCCAGCCTATGCGGCGGTTTTGGCAGATTAACCCGGATCCTGGCAGTGCGTCCCCTGCTCGCTCTTTTCTTCGATATAGCGCAGCCTTTAACATGATCCCGCCGCAGATTTATGCCAACCCACCCGCTCAATGGCCTacgtcctcgtcgtcatgaTTCCCAATGTCCTGACAGACCTCTACCTCATGTCCATtccacttcctctcctctggGCAGTGAAGATCGGCATTCGACGCAAAATCACCCTGATGGGTCTCTTCAGCGGTGCCATCTTCATTGGCGTTGCCGGGATTATCCGCGCGGTGATCATCATAACTGTACGTTTCCCTAGGCCCAGCCATCTGGCCTTCAATCGTCTgcaggaagaaaggaaagggacgAGAAAATTTCAGATATGGATACCGGTTGCTAATGAAATTAACGACAGGCCGGTCCCAACGGCGCAATTGAAGGAAGTAAATGGGCCTGCCGCGAAAGTTTCGTCAGTATCGTCGTCTCGAACCTGCCAATCTTACAGCCGCTTATCCGCCGCTGCGCGAGCAAGATCGGTCTAAGCGGATTGTTCAGTAATAGCGGCGGTAAGGAGAGCAGCTACAAGTACGGAGGCGGCCGGGGGAAAGGGACATCGAGACGCCGCGAGGGCGATTATCCGTTGACTTCTGTTACCGGCACGGGGGGCGGGACGGTAACGGGGACAGGAACTGGGCTAGGGAAGGCCAAGTCCGAGAGGAAGCGGGATCGTCTGCGGTTTGGCAGTGTGCATcagacggagacggcggagagTGACGAGGAGGTTCTTGTTGGTGGTGGCGGGAGGAAGAATAAGGGGCAGATCACGGTCACGCATGAGACCGTCATtgagagggaggaagagagtCCGACTGGCAgtggagagggagacagAGCTGGATTCGCGCATAGCCTTGGGCAGACGTCCCTTTCGGGCCTTGGTGGAAATACCTGGGACAGCAAGGGCGCAAGAGGGCCACAGGCTTGAGATAGCGTAACGCAATATTTCCTATTTCGTATTCATGTACATATACTGACTACCCAGACTATCTTTAATATTTTCCTAATATGAATCTATCCGACCTTCCACTGCGAGCCGACTTGAACTGACCACTCATCTGCCCATTGCCGCAGTGGATTAAGGGCCAGATATACCAGACTATACCTGTATATCTAGACGCTGCTACTATGGAATAATCGACTAGAAATCTGGCTCATCACCGGGCCTGCCCAAGAGACTGACGTACGAAATATGAGGCATCACTGAGATCAGTTTCTCGTCAGTTTGAGCTGCCAGGTGTTGTTGGACGAGGGGACCTGTGGACGGGAATAAACAGAGCTGTGAGCTTGATCTTTGTAGAGCAGCTTGCGCAGTTTGCGCGCAGGCAGAATTGCAGGATCAAAGAGGTCTATGCCGTCAGAACCATTCTGCAGTCACACCTGGCACTAAGATATCCTTATGAAGTAGTCCAGCATTCGATTACGGTGACAGTCTTCCTGGAGAGAGCAGTTGCACAAGCGCGGCGACTGCTTAACCCTAATGGGTTACGGCAATGGAGGAACCAGCCCAAGACAATGTTAGAGTGAACTGTAAGGTTAACCCTAGAGTATCACCATgaaatcttcttcttgttcaagcATATGCTCGAATGCCGCCACGGGACACAATAGCTCGTGCTAGGGTCGTGGCTTAGGGTTTCCAACTGCCAGGCTGCAGTCAGCCACGTACTTTATGTCGGCTACGCCAGATCTTGAAAGTCCAATCGAGCAGATAAGGTTGAAAAAAGATTAGTCCTTCAGTAATCCTCTTGCAGGTTGAAACCAGATGGCATTTCGCGTCATTGTTGATCAGGGACATTTTCCTACATTACAGGGAATCATTCTGTACGCAACATTCCCAAAGCCAATACTCAAATGGCCCAATCCAGACACCTCAACAAAGATATCTAACTGTGGAAGCCAAGTGCTGGCGTTTCTTTGTGGCGTGTTTGTGTGGCATAGACGCTGGAATTCGTGCGGGATAGATTAGATTTAGACTCTAAAAAGAGGATTCTTGGGAAACCACCACTTTGCCCAATATTTTTCTCGGAATAAACTAAATTGCGGTCCTTGTTTGTCTCTGGTCCAGGGCCTTTCAAGCATCCTTTGTCCTTTCACGAAAGACGCTGTCAGGGGAATCGGTTGCCCTAAGAGTTATATTCATAGATCACCAAGATGTATCATAGAATTCTTTACTCTGATCTCACCCCCTCTTCTGCAGTTGAACGATCAATCCTCTTGCCCCCTCCTTTGGCGCAGGATCGAAAAAATCATGTGCCAtctcaatatcctccctCGTCACCCCGCTCAGAGAAATCTCATACCGTCGAAAAAGTACTGCCAGCACCAAGTAAATCTCCGCATACGCCAGGTTCATTCCCAGACACATGCGGCTGCCCTTGCTGAAGGGGACGAAGTGGCGATTCATTGCCTGCACAGTCTCAAAATCTGCCTCGAACCAGCGCTCTGGACGGAATTCCCGCGGCTGAGGGAATACTACTGGATTGTCGTGCATGAAGATCGATGTCATTCCAACTGGTGTTCCTGCTGGGATGGTCACTCCTGAGTATATTAGGGGCTCTTCGGCGATCAGTTGGAGTCTATGCGTGACGCCGTAGGAAATCCGTAGACCTTCCTTTATGCACGCTGACAGGTACGGGAGGCGTTCGAGGTAGGCCGTATCAGACATGGACAGAATATCCATATTTTCTAGAGCACCGTCGACCTCTGCTCGAAGTTTCCGAAAGATGTCGGGATCATTGAGGACGTGGAAGATTATCGTCTTCAATGCATTCCCGGTCGTTAATGTCCCCGCGCCGATGAGCGTCTGCCCTTCGCCCTTGAGTCGGTCCACTGTCTTTTCGTGCTGTGGGAGGGTACTCGAGAGGAGGAAGTCGAAGACGGTCAAAGGGTCAGCTGGCTTGTCAACGGCGGCGGCTCGATCAACAAGCGGTTGAATCTGGGCGCTCATTCTCTATCCATCGTTAgcatcaatctcctcttAATTTTACTGTTAAGGGGAAAAGGTACCTCTTGTATTTGAAACAACAACGCAACCCCCGGCAGCAAAGCCCTAACAAGAGCTTTCGGCGCCCATTTACAAACCACCAAGATCCACGGACACTGCTTTACCAGATGGCCGAGCTCTGACGGAGCGCTTACCATATCAATCCACTCCTTTCCAAAGTTATCTTTCCCAATCAACTCCAGTGACTGTCCGAAACAGTACTCTGTGATGACGTCGGCCGCGAACGCTGTAAGTCCGATCCCCAAGTCCACATCCTGTCTTGTAAAAGCGAACCCATCGAGCCGACTACATAGCCGCGCTAGGGTATGTTGCAGGTGCGGTGTTAGCCGCTGGATAGCGCTCTTTGAGAAGAGAGGGTTCAATGCACTCCTTCTTAGTCTGTGGTGTTCGTGCCGGACGGTTGCAAAGGCAGAGGTGTTGTTCCCGAACATTCGTGCAGCCCAGAGCCATTTATGTCGTCGACGAGTTGGGCCTGTGTACAGCACGGGATAGAAGGAGGGGTCTTGGATGTGGATTTCGAATGGGTTAATGCGGACTAGCGGGCCTATATATACGTTCTTTGTTAGCGGCGGTGAGAATCCAGGTGGCTCTGAACTGTTTGAGACGGTAAAAGAAGGGAGGCAAACCGTATGTCTGATGCATCTTGTCAATTTGTCGAAAATACTGTCCCCGCTGGACGACGTCGTAGTAGAATTCAGGCCAAAACGACAGTGCGGCTAGAGTTGGGCCGGGAATATGGCGAATGGGGCTCAGGAGGAGGCGCGTTGTGGCTAGGTATAGTGTATACAAGAGGGTTAGGACTAGGAGGAGCGCCCATGCTGGGAAAGAGAATACTAGGTCGAGACTCAGCATGttgctgttcttgttcttgggaGTCTGCCATGCCGCTGGTAAAGCCTGGCTCAGCTTATATGCTTACATCTGGTTAACCGGGGGGATGTGGTGAAGTATGTAAGACGCAGTCTCAAAGACGGTGAGGATATCGTATTGGATCTAGTGGCAGGTTTCTATTCTGCAAGGAGCTATTGAAGTTTCTGCGTCTCATTGCATCAGGTTCACAGCGAATGCAAAATGTAAGGAGACAACCCCAAAGCCTGTCTAGGTAAGACATGAAGGGTGTACATACATGGCATGACACAATCAATGCATCCAACATCGTCTAATACCAATATTCATCGATGTACATGGCGAGATTAAACCAAATTCCAACATAACCAATTCCTTCCAGGTCAGATCAAATGATTTCACACACCATGCgctcaacaacatcattCAGGTCCTTCGCGATTTCATCGGCAGCAGAATGCTCGACAACACCGTCAGCATACTCAACTGTCCAACCCGTGACCTTTCCGGCATGCACATTCACCGCAAAAACGAGATCATAGTCCCATGGATCACTAAACCCTTGCAGGATCCACTTCCACTCACCAGAGTCCGAGACCAAGTCCAGACTGTCGGAGCCACTGTTGCGGATGTTCACCAGCGTGGAGTACTTTTGCAGTGCAGTAGCCTTGCTCGGAAGCTCAAGACTTGACCCGTCTTGAGTCGACTGGGACAGAGACTGGAACGTGCACTGCGCGTGCAAGCCCCGGGCAATGTTTTTGAGCGATACGCCCTCCTTCACATGGGTTTCAAGAGTTGGGAGACGGATGTAGGGGCCAACAGCACTTTCAATACCCGGAATGTTGGCGGAGCGGTCGGAGAGCACATAGTCAAACGCTACGGCTTGGCTCGAAGTGCTGTCGACCCTCTGGTTGTGGGCGACAAAGTGTTTAGCTAGCACGATGCTCCAAGCGGTCATGAAGAAACTTGAGATGGTAATTTCGTTCTTCTTGCACGCTTCGGGGACTTTCGAAAGAACATGGGTTGGTTGAAAAGGAAGGGTGACAACGCGGCCAGCACGATGTAGCTCTTCCTTCCTGGCTGAAGGGGTAGAGGACTGGGCCAGACGGATGTATTCCCAGAAGGGAGGAAAGTCCAGGGGACGATGGGCCAGCTTTCCATCGTACGCATCGAGAAGGTCTTGCACGACGATTGAGCGAGACGCAGCGTCTATAATGGTATGACTAAATTCCAATTCGCATACGACTGACCCATTGTCTTTTTCACGGAGAACCATGCGATGGGGAGGGGAAAGATCATCGTCACGGCAGAGGGAGCCGCTGGTCTGAATGCCTTTGCGGATGATAGAAATGGCTGGCTTAACCTCATGCAAGACAATGGCGACAAACCGTTCCTCCTCACTGCTGTACCTGAACACAGTTCGTAGAGTAGTGTGGCGGTGAACAACCTGGTTCCATGCGTGGGACAGACGGTCTATATCGACAGGTTCTGACTGAGTAGTGGTCTTCTCGATGGTCCAATCTCCCTGCACGCGGTAGAACCATGGTTCCTGGGACTGACGCCAGAGCATATGCTGCTGAATCGATGAAGGGGTGTAAACGATCTCGACATCGCGCTCAATGCAAACACCATTTACCTCGAGCGAACGAACAACGTCTGCGGGACAGACAAGCGGCGACGATAACTTCGCGCTGAGATCTAAGTCCCGCTCAACAGCTGTTTCGAGCAACTCCTGGTAAGTTTTCACCAGTTCCGCAACACGCTCACGGTGCGCAATACCCTTGGGAAAAGTGAAAGAGACAACAAGCTCAGAGCTCGGCATCTCAATAGCAGCACCAATATCGAACAGCGAAAAGCGTTCGCAGTTTGGATGGCCGATCTCAGCGATACGCACATTCTCCGCAAACAACGTTTGACCGGGTGCGCGCTGCACAATGCTACCTGCATAATTGAAGACAAACTCCATTTCCTGATGGCGGGGATCATCTCCGAACACTTTCTGCCCGTTGGGTGAGAGATATCGACAGGCCCAGTATGGATGACCATTAGCAAGAACAGATCGGCGGCGCTCGGATGCTCCAAGTATGGCAGTGGTGGTGTTCAAAAGAGTGTCCTTCGGAAGATGAATAGGGAATGCAGCCGTAAACCAGCCAACCGTCTGCGAGACATCTAAAGAGGCATGCCAAGGCTCGCGACCGTGTCCTTCTATGAATATTGTAGGGGTGTCGCGCTCGGTAAATATTCGTTTAAAGGCGAGAGCAAATGTTGCTAGCATGAGGTCTGTGGGATGAACAGTGGCGGTGGTGAACTTCTCCAACATTTGGGTAGTTTGTGTTGAGGAAAGGCGAAAGTCATGCTGAACAATCTCGCTATACGTGTTTGAGACTGCCTGCACGTTCGACGGCTGCCAGAAACGAAGATTGACTGGGCCCGGCGCGAAGGGAAGAACGGCCTCGGGAATCAGAGTAGAAGCGTATTTTGTCTGCTCACGGCACCACTGCTGGAATGTGAGTGTCGAGCGAGAAATGCCAGAAGGAAGACCATTCTGTGCTGCGGCAAGGGCGTCATGGAGATCCTGCAGAATGACTCGCCATGAGACGAAGTCGACGACCAAGTGGTGAACACAGAGCACGAGTGTCTGCCTCTCACCACTCGACTGCAAATGCGCGTGAAGTAGCGTCCCATCCTCAAGGGCCATGGGCTCACTGCAGAAGTCGCCAAGGGACCCCACAGCCTGACTGTAGATATGACAGCGAGACAGGTGTTTGAGATTCTTTCCAAACGGAACCTGCTGCATCCATTGTCCCATGTGCTTCGTAAATCGAGCGGCCAACATTCGGTGTTTCTGAATAACGTGGTTCAATGCCTCGCGCAGCATATCAGGCTGTATCTTCGTCATAATTTCCACGCAAACACGTTGCTGAAGACCAAGACTGGGATCAGATACCTTATCGAAGTACATCTGCTGAACAGGCGACAGGGGAAAAGGTTCGTCCCTATCATCCTCTATCTTTGAGACCTCTTCTACGGCTGAAGTTTTGGTTGCCATTTCGCCAATCTCTTGAAGTGCACGGCTACCCAGGAGCTCCCGAACGTCGATGTTGATTCCAGCTTCGTGCGCCTGGTGCCGGGCCTCCATGGCCATTATTGAGTCACCGCCGTTACGGATGAAAGATTGATCAAGGCGGAGACTCTGCGGCTCTAatttgaggactttgagccAAATCGCTACCATGCTGTCTGATGGATCTGAGATCAGATTATCAGTGCCATTGGGGTGGAAAATGCGAGTATAAGTTCTTTTGTCCATATCTTCAAGCCAACCACGAACTTGTTTGCGATCGGCCTTTCCGGATGGCATCTGTGGTACGCAGGGAAGCGACAACCATTTCGATGGGATCATCGCTGGAGTAAGAACACTCGAGACATGGCTTAAAAGCAGGCAATAAATGTCTTCAGTTAATCCCTTGGCCCCGCCAAATAATCCATCTTCAGCGTCGGACGAAGAGTCCTCGAAGCGTAGAACAGCGACGAGTTTCTTCTCAAACAGTCCAGAGCGAGGGTACTCGACGACAACACTATGAACTAAATCGCATTGCAAGATAGCGATCTCAATCTCCGCGATATTGATTCGCTGACCGCGGATCTTGACTTCCAGATCCTTGCGGCCGTGGTATATGATGGTCCCAGCGCTATCCATACTCGCCAGGTCACCGGTCCGGTAAACCCGTTCACCGTTTCGCATTCTAACAAAAGAGCTTTCTGTGCGGCTCGGATCGCGAAAATATCCACGGGCTAATATTGCTCCTGAGATAACCAATTCGCCAACTTCATTGTCCGGAAGATGGCGCTCAATATCGTCGGGATCAACGATCCAGAGCTTCCCTCCGACCGCCTGTCCAAGAACATGACCAGCCCCTTTCAGGCCAGTGCGGTTGCTGATAACACAAGCAACGCTAGCCTCAGTAGGTCCATAAACGTTAAAAAGCGTCACACGATTTGACCATTTGTCGTTCACATCCTCGGTAAGAACCTCTCCGCCAGTTTGGAGGATTCGAAGAGAGGGTACTTCGTCGGGATGGAGAGTTCGAGCAGAAGTCGGAGTCAACAGGGCAACCGTAACACGGGCAGATTCCATAAAGTGAGCGATCGAAAACCTGTCATCCTCGGAAGGAACGCAGACACATCCGCCATGGATCAGAGTCGTAAGAATCTCATCAACGCTGACGTCGAAGGTATGTGGGGCGTACTGGAGGACACGGGAGTCCGGACCGAGCCCTAGAACGACGCCACGAGTGATTGCGCTGGTGGAGAGAGCAGAATGCTCAACGACCACTCCTTTCGGTTTCCCAGTACTGCCGGAGGTAAAGATAATATAGGCAGCATTGTTAGGACTTGCGCTTGTATTTGGAAGTAATGCTGTAGTCGAGCCTTCTTTACTGCGAGTGAGATCGGAGTCGATCGCGAGAGAAGGGCAGCCCAAGTCGTCTGCCAATTCGGAAAGAACCGAAGTCGTAATTAGAGCGCAGGGCTCTATCTCGCTAATGAGCTGCTTCAACCTATTTTTAGGGTGGCTGGGATCGAGTGGAACGAATGCAGCCCCGGATTTCAGCACTGCAAGGACGACGACTGGGTACCAAAATGATTTGTTCATTAAGATAGCGACCCGCTGCTCAGGGCGCGCTCCGAAAGTCTTTAGTTGTTCAGCCAACACCGAAGAGAGTTTCGACAGCCCTGCATATGAAAGCGAACCATCATAAGCGCAGATACCCTCCTGGTCGGGTCGCGCGATGGCCTGTTCCTCGATCAAATCATGAATGCATCGATTAACTTTAGGGCAATCGGTTCGTTCCTTGCATAGTCCACCATGGCCCGCATTGTCATCTTCAACGGGCGGCGAAGGTGGGATAGCCGACGCAACTGCTTCCAAAGCCTCTTCCAGATATTGTTCGAAGATCTCGGCAACCTCTCCAGCCTGAGCGGAAGAGAGCGAATCGCGCTTGTAATGAAGGTCAATATGCCATTGATTGGCATTGTAGAGTACTTTGAGACAAATGGCATTCTATTGTACCTATCGCATTAGTCCTGCAATCAAATGAACCGGTTTGAAGAAGCTCACTTACCTGGTTGACCAGAGATCGGACTTCCTCTGGCAGTTCAGTGCCCAATTCTTCCTGCGCTCTTTCTGAATGATGAAATATAACGATAGTCTTTGCCAACAAAGCTCCCGAGAGGGCTGTTCGGGGTGTTGCGGGTGGAGTAATCTGCAAGTTCTTGGTGTCTAACAGTGCTTGAGCAATAAAAGAAGATTCACTCGTGTAAACATCTTTGAGAGTAGGAACCTTGTCAGATTCAGAAGCCTTTTGAATAGTTGCACTCCATGCTTTCCTGACAATGTTGAGTTGGTTGAACAGGGTAAGCTGGAGAAACGGTTTCCACAGGACATCGTTATCACGTAAAATAGTAATCATGCTGAGTCCCTTGTCTATTGACTCCCAGAGCTCAAGCTGAGTAAAGATGTCATGTATTCCAGCACCAGCTGGCTGGATGATGGGTGAGGCCATCACAGTGGTATTTTAAGGACGATGTACAAAGGCACGAATAAAAGACAACAGATTTTATATCTAGACAAACCATAACATAGATAAAGATAGGCTAACTGTAAGAGATGGTGAAAGGGAGAGTAAGAAAAGTTTACAACTAAGAATGTGACGGGGCTTAAGTAGAGAGAAGGTGGCTGTTCTCTCCTGCATGGGGTACTTCAGATGTGTTACTCTCCATTCACTACAAAAATTTTCTCCCTCTGAATGACTTCATGATCAGACTACTAGCCTTTCACTTATTCATTTACCCATTGATGGCTATTCTCTGGCAATCACCTGAAAGCTGTTTGATTGAACCTGATTGATTTGGATCCAATACTGCAGAAGCTCCTTGAAATTGACTTCTACAACCGCCTTTCTCTTTACAGATCAAGTATAAAGGCTCAAACGGAATGTCAGCCAGAGGCCTTCAAGTGAGTTCAGCGCTGTCTAGTCATGCCTGGAACATTTGGGCCATCTAATCATGCCCGAGTCACAAGATTAGGCTGTATCCAAGCCTGCTTTTCTGGAGACAACTGCGACATCGACGTCAATTTCTTGCATCTACAGGGTCAAACCTTGCATTGTTCGCAGTCAGTCAAAGACCGGCCAGCTGCCAGCCTTCTTTCCCTATTTGGCGAAGAGGTCCAAGACACGTGCATGCAAGGGGTCTTCGAGATCATTTGGCGATCAGAGTCTGGCAACGTGAGCTCGTGTAATCATGCTGACATTGAGCTTCCCCAGAATCGTGCTCATCTAAACCTGAATGGTGAACCTGCACTTCAAACTTTTCCCTGCGATGTGCCTAGACAAGTGAAACGAACTGCTCTTCTCGACTGCAGACTTCAAGCCGTATCCTACGCCCCCGGGTCTTGGGTACTCCTTACCGGTGGATGAATCTAAATATCCAGCGATTTTAATACACTCAGGCTCCTTGGCGCTTGTACTATGCTCCCCGCTGCGGCTCCAAACAACTATTGCTGGTTTGGCCTACCGACGGTGACATCAACATATCTACCCACAAGATATTGCTATCGACCAGTGAATTATCGTGAGCAGAAGATCTAAGACAACCCGCCCGAAATGGCTTAGCGGCCATTTGAGAAACGCGATCTAGACTGAAACAAGAGTGACTCTTGCTGCTGAAACTCCACTGCAGCTTGTGCCCAAATATGCATGCTTCTGGATCCAGCCAAGAACAAAAGGAATCTGTTCCTACCGCCAACTAGGCGGTCTGTCCTGTCTCAAACGGCGCGAGAAACCAGATCAATAGTTCTCTGCGTGCTGCGAGGGCTGTGACCGGGGGCCTTAAACACACAGTTGAGCCACCAAGTGCCAAAGACTACACTACCAAAGACCTCCATCGAGTCGCTACAAGACCGAGGCTGTTCATTTCGGATGAAACGCAAAGGCACAGCTGCACTTACCCCGCAGGGAGGTATTGAGAATGACAATACTGGAGGAAGGAGCGGTGGGGAGCTTGAACTAGCCTGAAAGGAAAGGGCGGCCCCCAAGTCTACCTTCAGCCGTACCATCCTTGCAGACTTTGCTGAAGCGGATGAATAGGATACCCGGAACAGGATAGGACTGTGATCGTTGGCTTGAGCAAGACAGGCTCGGCTAAACCTTAGCCTTCGGAATGTGCCATTTCGCTAGTTGTAAACTAGGGAAGCCCTGGCAGGGAATAAGACTGATTCTCACCCTATGGAACACCACTTTGTAGTTACACGGAAGCTTCATCCGCAATTCTACTAAGAATATGCTTATGTAACTACTCGCTCTCCTTAACAAGATGGATCGCACTGCAGATGTTCTCCTTCGTCTGGGTGCTACCTTGGAGCCGTCCTTCCGCGCAGGCGCTATGGCCTTTATCTTTCCCATTCCGGATGAATTACTCCAAATCGCTATCCAAAACGAAGGGAGACTCTATACTGATTGGCATCAGCGATGGCACAACACGTTGTTATTTCATCTACCCAGAGCCTACATATATTACTAAACAGCTAGGCGGGAGGCCAGCCTAATATTAATCAAATGGAGGGCCCTAGCCGCACAGTACATAGATCCAAGGAGAGGAGCAACGAAGATTTGACTATAAGAGGTAGCTTCACTTTCATGATTTGGAGTTCCTGGTCGTGCAAACTCCAGTTGTGGAGATTGAACCGGTCTCCTAAGCAATGCATCTATAATTGTGCACTTGTCCAAGCCCCGTTCATCTGTAGGCCTCAGTGCGCTCTCTATGCCAGGATCCGATCTCTTGCCCTAATCAAACAACATCTAAAACATGTCACTGTACAGATGCTAAGTTCCCAACGAGAACGGGCAGTATCTAAACCGCTGATAAAGAAAACATAAAGAGCTCACAACTCAGCAAATTGAGCTGTCCACTACAACCGAACGAAAGGAAACATAGGCATTGTCACCAATGTCGACAGTACTGGGGTTTGCTCAGAGAGCTTTGCAGAACAAATCCTTTATGAAGCTACGACTAATAACGGCGCACTTGTTAGATCTGTCAATAAAAGATGCTCCGCCAATCTACCTTCTCCGGTCCCTTTTATCCAATTTTTCCTTTGTTCGAAGAGCTTATATATACTCTTCGGGAATCCCCCTACTTCTTGACAACCACCTTCTTCCACAATCGCATTCGAATAGGGTCCAGTTCTCATCATATACGCCTTCGAACTCATCTCTTAGCCGATCTCTTGCACGTTGCCGGAATTGCTGACTTTCGCCATGATGTCGCGCTCGCTCATCTCCCAGGTTCCCCTTTGGGCAGCCAGCGCGTTAGCACATCTACGTCTACTCCTGATTCGATCATCGATGCGGTAGGAAGCCCTATATCCGGTTAGTAAAAACGTATACGTCGCTGGTTTGCCCTGAAGCTATCAAGGTACCGGTGCAACCCCACCAAGAAACTTGGAAAATAGCAAGCGCCTTTGGGATCTTCTCAACTTCCTCTCTGAAGCCCATGG
This genomic interval carries:
- a CDS encoding cytochrome P450 (transcript_id=CADANIAT00005790), which produces MLSLDLVFSFPAWALLLVLTLLYTLYLATTRLLLSPIRHIPGPTLAALSFWPEFYYDVVQRGQYFRQIDKMHQTYGPLVRINPFEIHIQDPSFYPVLYTGPTRRRHKWLWAARMFGNNTSAFATVRHEHHRLRRSALNPLFSKSAIQRLTPHLQHTLARLCSRLDGFAFTRQDVDLGIGLTAFAADVITEYCFGQSLELIGKDNFGKEWIDMVSAPSELGHLVKQCPWILVVCKWAPKALVRALLPGVALLFQIQERMSAQIQPLVDRAAAVDKPADPLTVFDFLLSSTLPQHEKTVDRLKGEGQTLIGAGTLTTGNALKTIIFHVLNDPDIFRKLRAEVDGALENMDILSMSDTAYLERLPYLSACIKEGLRISYGVTHRLQLIAEEPLIYSGVTIPAGTPVGMTSIFMHDNPVVFPQPREFRPERWFEADFETVQAMNRHFVPFSKGSRMCLGMNLAYAEIYLVLAVLFRRYEISLSGVTREDIEMAHDFFDPAPKEGARGLIVQLQKRG
- a CDS encoding uncharacterized protein (transcript_id=CADANIAT00005789), whose product is MSSQYAESFTLLGLGLVFIIVRVCVRWTQVGPSNFQLDDFLMPLAGIVFTIEVTLAYLVGSKYDGLTNSYMTDEQRAALDPNSREYYNRIMGSKIQVAGWSLYVMVLWLIKGALAVFYSRLTTGLSHLPSRVRFAYVLLAVTYLAVALTLILSCQPMRRFWQINPDPGNLCQPTRSMAYVLVVMIPNVLTDLYLMSIPLPLLWAVKIGIRRKITLMGLFSGAIFIGVAGIIRAVIIITAGPNGAIEGSKWACRESFVSIVVSNLPILQPLIRRCASKIGLSGLFSNSGGKESSYKYGGGRGKGTSRRREGDYPLTSVTGTGGGTVTGTGTGLGKAKSERKRDRLRFGSVHQTETAESDEEVLVGGGGRKNKGQITVTHETVIEREEESPTGSGEGDRAGFAHSLGQTSLSGLGGNTWDSKGARGPQA
- the ivoA gene encoding uncharacterized protein (transcript_id=CADANIAT00005791) — protein: MASPIIQPAGAGIHDIFTQLELWESIDKGLSMITILRDNDVLWKPFLQLTLFNQLNIVRKAWSATIQKASESDKVPTLKDVYTSESSFIAQALLDTKNLQITPPATPRTALSGALLAKTIVIFHHSERAQEELGTELPEEVRSLVNQNAICLKVLYNANQWHIDLHYKRDSLSSAQAGEVAEIFEQYLEEALEAVASAIPPSPPVEDDNAGHGGLCKERTDCPKVNRCIHDLIEEQAIARPDQEGICAYDGSLSYAGLSKLSSVLAEQLKTFGARPEQRVAILMNKSFWYPVVVLAVLKSGAAFVPLDPSHPKNRLKQLISEIEPCALITTSVLSELADDLGCPSLAIDSDLTRSKEGSTTALLPNTSASPNNAAYIIFTSGSTGKPKGVVVEHSALSTSAITRGVVLGLGPDSRVLQYAPHTFDVSVDEILTTLIHGGCVCVPSEDDRFSIAHFMESARVTVALLTPTSARTLHPDEVPSLRILQTGGEVLTEDVNDKWSNRVTLFNVYGPTEASVACVISNRTGLKGAGHVLGQAVGGKLWIVDPDDIERHLPDNEVGELVISGAILARGYFRDPSRTESSFVRMRNGERVYRTGDLASMDSAGTIIYHGRKDLEVKIRGQRINIAEIEIAILQCDLVHSVVVEYPRSGLFEKKLVAVLRFEDSSSDAEDGLFGGAKGLTEDIYCLLLSHVSSVLTPAMIPSKWLSLPCVPQMPSGKADRKQVRGWLEDMDKRTYTRIFHPNGTDNLISDPSDSMVAIWLKVLKLEPQSLRLDQSFIRNGGDSIMAMEARHQAHEAGINIDVRELLGSRALQEIGEMATKTSAVEEVSKIEDDRDEPFPLSPVQQMYFDKVSDPSLGLQQRVCVEIMTKIQPDMLREALNHVIQKHRMLAARFTKHMGQWMQQVPFGKNLKHLSRCHIYSQAVGSLGDFCSEPMALEDGTLLHAHLQSSGERQTLVLCVHHLVVDFVSWRVILQDLHDALAAAQNGLPSGISRSTLTFQQWCREQTKYASTLIPEAVLPFAPGPVNLRFWQPSNVQAVSNTYSEIVQHDFRLSSTQTTQMLEKFTTATVHPTDLMLATFALAFKRIFTERDTPTIFIEGHGREPWHASLDVSQTVGWFTAAFPIHLPKDTLLNTTTAILGASERRRSVLANGHPYWACRYLSPNGQKVFGDDPRHQEMEFVFNYAGSIVQRAPGQTLFAENVRIAEIGHPNCERFSLFDIGAAIEMPSSELVVSFTFPKGIAHRERVAELVKTYQELLETAVERDLDLSAKLSSPLVCPADVVRSLEVNGVCIERDVEIVYTPSSIQQHMLWRQSQEPWFYRVQGDWTIEKTTTQSEPVDIDRLSHAWNQVVHRHTTLRTVFRYSSEEERFVAIVLHEVKPAISIIRKGIQTSGSLCRDDDLSPPHRMVLREKDNGSVVCELEFSHTIIDAASRSIVVQDLLDAYDGKLAHRPLDFPPFWEYIRLAQSSTPSARKEELHRAGRVVTLPFQPTHVLSKVPEACKKNEITISSFFMTAWSIVLAKHFVAHNQRVDSTSSQAVAFDYVLSDRSANIPGIESAVGPYIRLPTLETHVKEGVSLKNIARGLHAQCTFQSLSQSTQDGSSLELPSKATALQKYSTLVNIRNSGSDSLDLVSDSGEWKWILQGFSDPWDYDLVFAVNVHAGKVTGWTVEYADGVVEHSAADEIAKDLNDVVERMVCEII